The proteins below come from a single Drosophila kikkawai strain 14028-0561.14 chromosome 3R, DkikHiC1v2, whole genome shotgun sequence genomic window:
- the LOC108085008 gene encoding uncharacterized protein isoform X2 yields MDWDKPPPTPAQQPPPKPRRTRVRQNVLHYESLPTAPPAMCGRTEENIFQFPAVASRARNLSASPKFERREVKDLPVCERGKHACSKCLPYRADRGTIEPLKTRLNSAIEAMDELTRTYALLEGFLEQRLATIADNEAGERAAEQEAKMGVEEELPSTSQAARQRPPAKPARLNTTHNDNEFELEHSLTWLESLMGTEVVPPFKQGKFKRERSKSMMDDDLNLYMKAERSGSKLSTSSSRPYLLRRQSTYSDNKAKVSKWTKVKAAFKWERANVPPSGPGAPENSVLMPLNHEVERYLKVPISVAAGSSSADSIISSSSGHIMSDTGGTPGTISSASSLDDLEAGCRQNFRRDSSKSDTRCDSRTSNFEVELRKSATDERLDSIRSSAPPLAAKSSSSKSLRRSRAFSDFEVLPEDHVAEIKATSSRRQKLPPSPLNLSQVNQIYSSDLPQLHSPLKSPKDSRMRRVHSPGTSSVPSSPSRHSDFFGEFESEDLSSGDFSEPTTPNRKNFPQNADDEVFQHYQLLVLKLDSEFKNKQREFERSSASNRSVKLGSGANSGGGAMGPSAGGSGKRSSEEHSPTQLLQHSELMSTDQLEQNLTPQFKKKLHKWRAKQQNCSGGAYSSDPPAASPTAKSQSSGEVKPKIDWNLWSMGQVKLEGQGLCALPDQKDLPEKFQKKLEQWNRLKCAPVGGTTSDNDSLKRGSKHGQSTRRGSDDDRWYKHRPHDKEKLSRLKAIVAPDHTSKKIEVKTSDGEVMKFEGISRKFTRKLYEWEKARGIGPEASTFALLHPGYCPIDVRRINKECHKAAAEHSPTLSRSLSLDSVSPNCQPLPAISQQASSLSLNDVNDLKEIEDSADALTDHEFKKYDEPEAVMVEVEEHIHDTASPLVTAHTLVEQQTPIYKYEEVQCNDYVNSRRVQSFESHTNLAPLLGALKRADDLFGQLRNASPDLPEQPSMRDCEAALLSIRSIYPYYSNNLMKAGVLNAISDVQSELGRLSELSQKSPLDEACCQETMQERTLEYLEELQGLHESLQCLKLSIQGGTNRYPRDIVPDINITSEDGQQLDSSSAYATCDNSSRDRLAQEDNSASAASPMEHETETSTTTGTLCRSSAPTINPGSLANGGAGTSACAKKKLLRLRKMGSRQNSKTESDSSDADTHSVLETPRRLRRKNFRLKQRSLDDDFRLGSTAPANEPEEIVYGSLKVRPGQLIEQSQCVAPAPISASTTSSTPSTVATPPPTKVGAFVPPPLPESNNRTYNTNANVFVKTKRKLFTTIPEPSAFEGIAVIEKELDSPLEEQQSEKLEKYEKFPKLERSKCQPRPLSLYKSISLERISSSQQPSKDELRKSQSSENLRRGSLLVRPPLASDSMQRLAESKKLEKQQDPMANPPVPVPRKAHLYKKNSLHKSHSATVANKIEHKIAKTGSGSTFSRAPPPPPVSLPLVLPNKEDNTLPRIQRKHPNTPTKAKQFEFPPTQILAPERPATPLSERAIRLQLAKAQFLQSAPVTPRQEPETPPPKGSDSMVLQKSISAGSVRATVQEPPKQPPAYQDVSTDQESVGTSSAYDSLPRAVSRSAKISSKLGFATLTSKLRRGHKKPKETPATSGPGSALSALCRQTLMADAIPQAFGITAGASAEKPPPSPTGRNVLKSHSTPQAAGPPSSINFDGLNKSLSEQYVRQLKESDV; encoded by the exons ATGGACTGGGACAAGCCACCACCGACTCCAGcccagcagccgccgccgaaGCCCCGCAGGACCCGTGTCCGGCAGAATGTCCTGCACTACGAGAGCCTGCCCACAGCCCCGCCGGCCATGTGCGGCCGCACCGAGGAGAACATCTTTCAGTTCCCGGCTGTGGCCTCTAGAGCACGCAATCTCTCCGCCTCGCCCAAGTTCGAGCGAAGGGAGGTCAAGGACCTGCCCGTGTGTGAGCGGGGCAAGCACGCCTGCTCCAAGTGCCTGCCTTACCGCGCGGACAGGGGCACCATTGAGCCGCTGAAGACGCGTTTAAATTCTGCCATCGAGGCCATGGACGAACTGACCAGAACATATGCTCTACTAGAGGGATTCCTGGAGCAGCGACTGGCCACCATAGCGGACAACGAGGCGGGCGAACGGGCGGCGGAGCAGGAAGCCAAGATGggggtggaggaggagctgccctCCACTAGTCAAGCTGCCAGGCAGCGTCCACCTGCGAAGCCGGCCAGGCTGAATACGACCCACAACGACAACGAGTTCGAGCTGGAGCACTCGCTCACCTGGCTGGAGTCGCTGATGGGCACAGAGGTGGTGCCACCCTTCAAGCAGGGAAAGTTTAAAAG AGAGCGCAGCAAGTCCATGATGGACGACGATCTAAATCTTTACATGAAGGCAGAGCGCTCGGGCTCCAAGCTAAGCACCTCCTCGTCGCGTCCCTACTTGCTGAGACGCCAGAGCACGTACAGTGACAACAAGGCCAAGGTCTCCAAATGGACCAAGGTCAAGGCCGCCTTCAAGTGGGAGCGGGCCAATGTTCCGCCCTCCGGTCCAGGGGCGCCGGAAAACAGTGTCCTGATGCCGCTCAACCATGAGGTGGAGAG GTACCTCAAAGTTCCCATTAGCGTGGCAGCCGGCAGCAGCTCGGCGGACAGCATTATTAGCTCCTCCTCCGGGCATATTATGAGCGATACTGGCGGGACACCGGGCACCATCAGCTCGGCCAGTTCTTTGGACGATCTCGAGGCGGGCTGCAGGCAGAATTTtc GTCGCGATTCCTCCAAGAGCGATACCCGATGCGATTCGCGCACCTCAAACTTCGAGGTGGAACTGCGCAAGTCCGCCACTGATGAACGCCTGGACAGCATCAGATCTTCTGCACCCCCTTTGGCGGCCAAGTCCTCGTCCAGCAAGTCGCTGCGCCGCTCCAGGGCCTTCTCCGACTTCGAGGTGCTGCCAGAGGATCATGTGGCGGAGATTAAGGCTACCAGCAGCCGGCGCCAGAAACTGCCGCCCAGTCCGCTCAATCTCAGCCAGGTCAACCAGATATATAGTTCGGATCTGCCGCAGCTGCACTCGCCGCTCAAGAGTCCCAAGGATTCGCGCATGCGTCGTGTCCACTCGCCGGGAACATCCTCCGTGCCCAGCAGCCCATCCAGGCACTCGGATTTCTTTGGAGAATTTG AGAGCGAGGACCTGTCCAGTGGCGATTTCTCGGAGCCAACCACGCCAAATCGTAAGAATTTCCCTCAGAACGCAGATGACGAGGTATTTCAACATTATCAACTTCTCGTACTCAAACTAGATTCGGAGTTTAAGAACAAGCAGCGTGAGTTCGAGCGTTCCAGCGCCAGCAACCGCA GCGTCAAATTGGGAAGCGGAGCCAactcaggaggaggagcaatgGGGCCCAGTGCCGGCGGCAGTGGAAAGCGCAGCAGCGAGGAGCACTCGCCCACTCAGCTGCTTCAGCACAGCGAGCTCATGTCCACCGACCAGCTGGAGCAGAATCTCACGCCGCAGTTCAAGAAGAAGCTGCACAAGTGGCGGGCCAAGCAGCAGAACTGCTCGGGCGGAGCTTATTCATCGGACCCACCGGCGGCCAGTCCCACGGCCAAGAGCCAGAGCAGCGGTGAGGTGAAGCCCAAGATTGACTGGAACCTGTGGAGCATGGGCCAGGTGAAGCTCGAGGGCCAGGGACTGTGTGCCTTGCCCGATCAGAAGGACCTGCCCGAGAAGTTCCAGAAGAAGTTGG AGCAATGGAACCGCTTAAAGTGTGCTCCTGTCGGGGGCACCACCTCCGATAATGACTCCCTGAAGCGAGGCTCCAAGCACGGTCAGTCCACGAGAAGAGGATCCGACGATGATCGCTGGTACAAGCACAGGCCGCACGACAAGGAAAA ATTGTCCCGCCTCAAGGCCATCGTGGCGCCCGATCACACCTCCAAAAAGATCGAGGTGAAGACCTCCGATGGCGAGGTAATGAAGTTCGAGGGCATCTCCAGGAAGTTCACCCGCAAGCTGTACGAATGGGAGAAGGCCCGGGGCATAGGCCCGGAGGCATCCACCTTTGCCCTGCTGCATCCGGGCTACTGTCCCATCGATGTGCGAAGGATCAACAAGGAGTGTCATAAAG CTGCCGCGGAGCACTCGCCCACCCTCAGCCGCTCGCTCTCCCTGGACAGCGTGTCGCCGAACTGCCAGCCCCTGCCTGCTATCTCCCAGCAGGCCTCGTCCCTGTCCCTCAACGACGTCAACGATCTCAAGGAGATCGAGGACAGTGCCGACGCCCTTACCGATCACGAGTTCAAGAAGTACGATGAGCCGGAGGCAGTCATGGTCGAGGTGGAGGAGCACATTCACGACACCGCCTCGCCCCTGGTTACCGCTCACACCCTGGTGGAGCAGCAGACGCCCATCTACAAGTACGAGGAGGTGCAGTGCAACGACTATGT CAACTCTCGCCGCGTGCAGAGCTTCGAGTCGCACACAAATCTGGCCCCATTGTTAGGAGCTCTGAAACGTGCCGACGATCTATTTGGCCAACTGAGGAATGCCTCGCCCGACCTGCCGGAACAGCCATCCATGCGGGACTGCGAGGCCGCATTGCTGAGCATTCGCAGCATATATCCGTACTACTCAAATAACCTGATGAAGGCGGGCGTGCTCAACGCCATATCGGATGTCCAGAGCGAGCTGGGAAGGCTCTCGGAACTG AGCCAGAAATCTCCCCTGGACGAAGCTTGTTGCCAGGAAACCATGCAGGAGAGAACCCTAGAGTACCTGGAGGAGCTTCAAGGGCTGCACGAGTCTCTGCAGTGCCTCAAGCTGAGCATAC AGGGCGGAACGAATCGCTATCCCCGAGACATTGTGCCCGACATCAACATCACCAGCGAGGATGGCCAGCAGTTGGACTCCAGCTCGGCTTATGCCACCTGCGACAACTCCAGCCGTGATCGCCTAGCCCAGGAGGATAATAGCGCCAGTGCGGCCTCCCCCATGGAGCACGAGACGGAGACTAGCACCACCACTGGCACCCTCTGTCGCTCCAGTGCACCGACTATTAATCCCGGTTCCCTGGCCAACGGAGGAGCAGGCACGAGTGCATGTGCCAAGAAGAAGCTGCTGCGTCTGCGCAAGATGGGTTCCCGGCAGAACAGCAAGACGGAGAGTGACAGCAGCGATGCGGACACCCACTCGGTTCTGGAGACGCCGCGTCGGCTGCGTCGGAAGAACTTCCGGTTGAAGCAGCGCTCCTTGGACGATGATTTCCGGCTTGGATCTACAGCGCCGGCCAATGAGCCAGAGGAAATCGTCTACGGTTCGCTAAAGGTCAGACCGGGACAACTTATCGAGCAGAGTCAATGCGTGGCACCGGCTCCAATTTCCGCCTCCACTACTTCCTCGACACCATCTACGGTTGCCACTCCGCCTCCCACAAAGGTTGGTGCCTTTGTTCCTCCTCCGTTGCCGGAGTCCAACAACCGAACCTACAACACCAATGCCAATGTCTTTGTGAAGACCAAACGTAAGCTGTTCACCACCATCCCAGAGCCCAGTGCCTTCGAGGGCATAGCCGTGATCGAGAAGGAGCTGGACAGTCCTCTGGAGGAGCAGCAATCAGAAAAGTTGGAGAAATACGAGAAATTTCCGAAACTGGAGAGATCCAAGTGCCAGCCAAGACCTCTTAGCCTGTACAAATCCATCAGCTTGGAGCGCATCTCTTCCTCGCAGCAGCCGTCCAAGGACGAGCTGAGGAAGAGCCAGAGCAGCGAGAACTTGCGTCGGGGATCTCTCTTGGTGCGTCCACCTCTGGCCAGCGACAGCATGCAGAGACTGGCCGAGTCCAAGAAATTGGAGAAGCAGCAGGACCCGATGGCCAATCCCCCGGTGCCGGTGCCCAGGAAGGCGCATCTTTACAAGAAGAACTCGCTGCACAAGTCACACAGTGCCACCGTTGCTAACAAGATTGAGCACAAGATAGCCAAGACTGGCTCCGGATCGACGTTCTCGAGGGCGCCCCCTCCGCCACCGGTGTCCTTGCCATTGGTCTTGCCCAATAAGGAGGACAACACCTTGCCCCGCATCCAGAGGAAGCACCCGAACACGCCCACCAAGGCCAAGCAGTTTGAATTCCCCCCGACGCAGATCCTGGCGCCGGAGCGCCCAGCCACGCCACTGTCGGAGCGAGCTATCCGCCTCCAGTTGGCGAAGGCGCAGTTCCTGCAAAGTGCACCGGTCACGCCCCGACAGGAACCCGAGACACCGCCGCCCAAGGGCAGCGACTCTATGGTGCTCCAGAAGAGTATCAGTGCGGGCAGCGTGCGGGCTACCGTCCAAGAGCCACCTAAGCAGCCGCCAGCCTATCAGGACGTGTCCACGGATCAGGAGAGCGTGGGCACCTCTAGTGCTTACGATAGCTTGCCCAGAGCCGTCAGCCGGAGTGCCAAGATCTCTAGTAAATTGGGCTTCGCCACGCTCACTTCGAAGCTGAGAAGGGGTCACAAGAAGCCCAAGGAGACGCCCGCCACTTCCGGACCGGGAAGTGCCCTTTCCGCACTCTGCCGGCAAACCCTCATGGCCGATGCCATACCGCAGGCCTTCGGCATCACCGCCGGCGCCTCGGCAGAGAAGCCGCCACCGAGTCCCACGGGTCGGAATGTCCTTAAGTCGCACAGCACTCCGCAGGCGGCGGGTCCACCGTCCTCCATTAACTTCGATGGCCTGAACAAGTCCCTGAGCGAGCAGTACGTGCGCCAGCTGAAGGAGAGCGACGTCTAG
- the LOC108085008 gene encoding uncharacterized protein isoform X6, with protein sequence MTFLIRERSKSMMDDDLNLYMKAERSGSKLSTSSSRPYLLRRQSTYSDNKAKVSKWTKVKAAFKWERANVPPSGPGAPENSVLMPLNHEVERYLKVPISVAAGSSSADSIISSSSGHIMSDTGGTPGTISSASSLDDLEAGCRQNFRRDSSKSDTRCDSRTSNFEVELRKSATDERLDSIRSSAPPLAAKSSSSKSLRRSRAFSDFEVLPEDHVAEIKATSSRRQKLPPSPLNLSQVNQIYSSDLPQLHSPLKSPKDSRMRRVHSPGTSSVPSSPSRHSDFFGEFESEDLSSGDFSEPTTPNRKNFPQNADDEVFQHYQLLVLKLDSEFKNKQREFERSSASNRSVKLGSGANSGGGAMGPSAGGSGKRSSEEHSPTQLLQHSELMSTDQLEQNLTPQFKKKLHKWRAKQQNCSGGAYSSDPPAASPTAKSQSSGEVKPKIDWNLWSMGQVKLEGQGLCALPDQKDLPEKFQKKLEQWNRLKCAPVGGTTSDNDSLKRGSKHGQSTRRGSDDDRWYKHRPHDKEKLSRLKAIVAPDHTSKKIEVKTSDGEVMKFEGISRKFTRKLYEWEKARGIGPEASTFALLHPGYCPIDVRRINKECHKAAAEHSPTLSRSLSLDSVSPNCQPLPAISQQASSLSLNDVNDLKEIEDSADALTDHEFKKYDEPEAVMVEVEEHIHDTASPLVTAHTLVEQQTPIYKYEEVQCNDYVNSRRVQSFESHTNLAPLLGALKRADDLFGQLRNASPDLPEQPSMRDCEAALLSIRSIYPYYSNNLMKAGVLNAISDVQSELGRLSELSQKSPLDEACCQETMQERTLEYLEELQGLHESLQCLKLSIQGGTNRYPRDIVPDINITSEDGQQLDSSSAYATCDNSSRDRLAQEDNSASAASPMEHETETSTTTGTLCRSSAPTINPGSLANGGAGTSACAKKKLLRLRKMGSRQNSKTESDSSDADTHSVLETPRRLRRKNFRLKQRSLDDDFRLGSTAPANEPEEIVYGSLKVRPGQLIEQSQCVAPAPISASTTSSTPSTVATPPPTKVGAFVPPPLPESNNRTYNTNANVFVKTKRKLFTTIPEPSAFEGIAVIEKELDSPLEEQQSEKLEKYEKFPKLERSKCQPRPLSLYKSISLERISSSQQPSKDELRKSQSSENLRRGSLLVRPPLASDSMQRLAESKKLEKQQDPMANPPVPVPRKAHLYKKNSLHKSHSATVANKIEHKIAKTGSGSTFSRAPPPPPVSLPLVLPNKEDNTLPRIQRKHPNTPTKAKQFEFPPTQILAPERPATPLSERAIRLQLAKAQFLQSAPVTPRQEPETPPPKGSDSMVLQKSISAGSVRATVQEPPKQPPAYQDVSTDQESVGTSSAYDSLPRAVSRSAKISSKLGFATLTSKLRRGHKKPKETPATSGPGSALSALCRQTLMADAIPQAFGITAGASAEKPPPSPTGRNVLKSHSTPQAAGPPSSINFDGLNKSLSEQYVRQLKESDV encoded by the exons ATGACTTTTTT AATCAGAGAGCGCAGCAAGTCCATGATGGACGACGATCTAAATCTTTACATGAAGGCAGAGCGCTCGGGCTCCAAGCTAAGCACCTCCTCGTCGCGTCCCTACTTGCTGAGACGCCAGAGCACGTACAGTGACAACAAGGCCAAGGTCTCCAAATGGACCAAGGTCAAGGCCGCCTTCAAGTGGGAGCGGGCCAATGTTCCGCCCTCCGGTCCAGGGGCGCCGGAAAACAGTGTCCTGATGCCGCTCAACCATGAGGTGGAGAG GTACCTCAAAGTTCCCATTAGCGTGGCAGCCGGCAGCAGCTCGGCGGACAGCATTATTAGCTCCTCCTCCGGGCATATTATGAGCGATACTGGCGGGACACCGGGCACCATCAGCTCGGCCAGTTCTTTGGACGATCTCGAGGCGGGCTGCAGGCAGAATTTtc GTCGCGATTCCTCCAAGAGCGATACCCGATGCGATTCGCGCACCTCAAACTTCGAGGTGGAACTGCGCAAGTCCGCCACTGATGAACGCCTGGACAGCATCAGATCTTCTGCACCCCCTTTGGCGGCCAAGTCCTCGTCCAGCAAGTCGCTGCGCCGCTCCAGGGCCTTCTCCGACTTCGAGGTGCTGCCAGAGGATCATGTGGCGGAGATTAAGGCTACCAGCAGCCGGCGCCAGAAACTGCCGCCCAGTCCGCTCAATCTCAGCCAGGTCAACCAGATATATAGTTCGGATCTGCCGCAGCTGCACTCGCCGCTCAAGAGTCCCAAGGATTCGCGCATGCGTCGTGTCCACTCGCCGGGAACATCCTCCGTGCCCAGCAGCCCATCCAGGCACTCGGATTTCTTTGGAGAATTTG AGAGCGAGGACCTGTCCAGTGGCGATTTCTCGGAGCCAACCACGCCAAATCGTAAGAATTTCCCTCAGAACGCAGATGACGAGGTATTTCAACATTATCAACTTCTCGTACTCAAACTAGATTCGGAGTTTAAGAACAAGCAGCGTGAGTTCGAGCGTTCCAGCGCCAGCAACCGCA GCGTCAAATTGGGAAGCGGAGCCAactcaggaggaggagcaatgGGGCCCAGTGCCGGCGGCAGTGGAAAGCGCAGCAGCGAGGAGCACTCGCCCACTCAGCTGCTTCAGCACAGCGAGCTCATGTCCACCGACCAGCTGGAGCAGAATCTCACGCCGCAGTTCAAGAAGAAGCTGCACAAGTGGCGGGCCAAGCAGCAGAACTGCTCGGGCGGAGCTTATTCATCGGACCCACCGGCGGCCAGTCCCACGGCCAAGAGCCAGAGCAGCGGTGAGGTGAAGCCCAAGATTGACTGGAACCTGTGGAGCATGGGCCAGGTGAAGCTCGAGGGCCAGGGACTGTGTGCCTTGCCCGATCAGAAGGACCTGCCCGAGAAGTTCCAGAAGAAGTTGG AGCAATGGAACCGCTTAAAGTGTGCTCCTGTCGGGGGCACCACCTCCGATAATGACTCCCTGAAGCGAGGCTCCAAGCACGGTCAGTCCACGAGAAGAGGATCCGACGATGATCGCTGGTACAAGCACAGGCCGCACGACAAGGAAAA ATTGTCCCGCCTCAAGGCCATCGTGGCGCCCGATCACACCTCCAAAAAGATCGAGGTGAAGACCTCCGATGGCGAGGTAATGAAGTTCGAGGGCATCTCCAGGAAGTTCACCCGCAAGCTGTACGAATGGGAGAAGGCCCGGGGCATAGGCCCGGAGGCATCCACCTTTGCCCTGCTGCATCCGGGCTACTGTCCCATCGATGTGCGAAGGATCAACAAGGAGTGTCATAAAG CTGCCGCGGAGCACTCGCCCACCCTCAGCCGCTCGCTCTCCCTGGACAGCGTGTCGCCGAACTGCCAGCCCCTGCCTGCTATCTCCCAGCAGGCCTCGTCCCTGTCCCTCAACGACGTCAACGATCTCAAGGAGATCGAGGACAGTGCCGACGCCCTTACCGATCACGAGTTCAAGAAGTACGATGAGCCGGAGGCAGTCATGGTCGAGGTGGAGGAGCACATTCACGACACCGCCTCGCCCCTGGTTACCGCTCACACCCTGGTGGAGCAGCAGACGCCCATCTACAAGTACGAGGAGGTGCAGTGCAACGACTATGT CAACTCTCGCCGCGTGCAGAGCTTCGAGTCGCACACAAATCTGGCCCCATTGTTAGGAGCTCTGAAACGTGCCGACGATCTATTTGGCCAACTGAGGAATGCCTCGCCCGACCTGCCGGAACAGCCATCCATGCGGGACTGCGAGGCCGCATTGCTGAGCATTCGCAGCATATATCCGTACTACTCAAATAACCTGATGAAGGCGGGCGTGCTCAACGCCATATCGGATGTCCAGAGCGAGCTGGGAAGGCTCTCGGAACTG AGCCAGAAATCTCCCCTGGACGAAGCTTGTTGCCAGGAAACCATGCAGGAGAGAACCCTAGAGTACCTGGAGGAGCTTCAAGGGCTGCACGAGTCTCTGCAGTGCCTCAAGCTGAGCATAC AGGGCGGAACGAATCGCTATCCCCGAGACATTGTGCCCGACATCAACATCACCAGCGAGGATGGCCAGCAGTTGGACTCCAGCTCGGCTTATGCCACCTGCGACAACTCCAGCCGTGATCGCCTAGCCCAGGAGGATAATAGCGCCAGTGCGGCCTCCCCCATGGAGCACGAGACGGAGACTAGCACCACCACTGGCACCCTCTGTCGCTCCAGTGCACCGACTATTAATCCCGGTTCCCTGGCCAACGGAGGAGCAGGCACGAGTGCATGTGCCAAGAAGAAGCTGCTGCGTCTGCGCAAGATGGGTTCCCGGCAGAACAGCAAGACGGAGAGTGACAGCAGCGATGCGGACACCCACTCGGTTCTGGAGACGCCGCGTCGGCTGCGTCGGAAGAACTTCCGGTTGAAGCAGCGCTCCTTGGACGATGATTTCCGGCTTGGATCTACAGCGCCGGCCAATGAGCCAGAGGAAATCGTCTACGGTTCGCTAAAGGTCAGACCGGGACAACTTATCGAGCAGAGTCAATGCGTGGCACCGGCTCCAATTTCCGCCTCCACTACTTCCTCGACACCATCTACGGTTGCCACTCCGCCTCCCACAAAGGTTGGTGCCTTTGTTCCTCCTCCGTTGCCGGAGTCCAACAACCGAACCTACAACACCAATGCCAATGTCTTTGTGAAGACCAAACGTAAGCTGTTCACCACCATCCCAGAGCCCAGTGCCTTCGAGGGCATAGCCGTGATCGAGAAGGAGCTGGACAGTCCTCTGGAGGAGCAGCAATCAGAAAAGTTGGAGAAATACGAGAAATTTCCGAAACTGGAGAGATCCAAGTGCCAGCCAAGACCTCTTAGCCTGTACAAATCCATCAGCTTGGAGCGCATCTCTTCCTCGCAGCAGCCGTCCAAGGACGAGCTGAGGAAGAGCCAGAGCAGCGAGAACTTGCGTCGGGGATCTCTCTTGGTGCGTCCACCTCTGGCCAGCGACAGCATGCAGAGACTGGCCGAGTCCAAGAAATTGGAGAAGCAGCAGGACCCGATGGCCAATCCCCCGGTGCCGGTGCCCAGGAAGGCGCATCTTTACAAGAAGAACTCGCTGCACAAGTCACACAGTGCCACCGTTGCTAACAAGATTGAGCACAAGATAGCCAAGACTGGCTCCGGATCGACGTTCTCGAGGGCGCCCCCTCCGCCACCGGTGTCCTTGCCATTGGTCTTGCCCAATAAGGAGGACAACACCTTGCCCCGCATCCAGAGGAAGCACCCGAACACGCCCACCAAGGCCAAGCAGTTTGAATTCCCCCCGACGCAGATCCTGGCGCCGGAGCGCCCAGCCACGCCACTGTCGGAGCGAGCTATCCGCCTCCAGTTGGCGAAGGCGCAGTTCCTGCAAAGTGCACCGGTCACGCCCCGACAGGAACCCGAGACACCGCCGCCCAAGGGCAGCGACTCTATGGTGCTCCAGAAGAGTATCAGTGCGGGCAGCGTGCGGGCTACCGTCCAAGAGCCACCTAAGCAGCCGCCAGCCTATCAGGACGTGTCCACGGATCAGGAGAGCGTGGGCACCTCTAGTGCTTACGATAGCTTGCCCAGAGCCGTCAGCCGGAGTGCCAAGATCTCTAGTAAATTGGGCTTCGCCACGCTCACTTCGAAGCTGAGAAGGGGTCACAAGAAGCCCAAGGAGACGCCCGCCACTTCCGGACCGGGAAGTGCCCTTTCCGCACTCTGCCGGCAAACCCTCATGGCCGATGCCATACCGCAGGCCTTCGGCATCACCGCCGGCGCCTCGGCAGAGAAGCCGCCACCGAGTCCCACGGGTCGGAATGTCCTTAAGTCGCACAGCACTCCGCAGGCGGCGGGTCCACCGTCCTCCATTAACTTCGATGGCCTGAACAAGTCCCTGAGCGAGCAGTACGTGCGCCAGCTGAAGGAGAGCGACGTCTAG